From Quercus robur chromosome 8, dhQueRobu3.1, whole genome shotgun sequence:
gaagttgtagaaatatctcttaattcatgggctaggTGGATTCGTGGCCCCGGGCCCGCTTTGTGTAAGGGCCCAGGTACTCTGGCCGATGCCGAGCAGTGGCCATGGCCGAGGACAACCATTGTTAGGCACCTAGGGAAATGCTTAAAgaaaggggaaaccaagtactgatgcagacattggtctcggacagaacctaaggcttgcatgatcctcggactcaagctaaaaggggaaaccaagtactgatgcagacattggtctcggacagaacctaaggcttgcatgatcctcggactcaagctaaaagggaaaaccaagtaccgataaagacacaagtctcggactcaagcctaagggaaatgtcaagtacataagataaaacgcataagtcctgagcaaaacctaggttttgcaaagtcctcggactcaggcttcctgggaaatcaactgcccgaatgaagaagtttctcggcttaaatactggaaaaggttaaggtcAGTGTGTCAAGAGTAGGGCGTAACGAATCgatgatcgttagcctaaggaaattgCTCATTGAAAgagtgacatgtcctcggataattacttcttacaccttatcagGCACTTAGTCCCCCTCGCGACTAAGGTTAAGGTAAGTCTCGTCcttcactggtcggattgttatgtctaataataattttgttaaagtcattatggcgtctttttatcagcaagtattttggccttagttgtcattggttcaaatgctatactactgtgccgagcagaacttgcaaatttattaaaacgtATAAACAGAACAtacgaaatagaataacagtaatttttattaatataaaattattattacaacgtacaaggaagggcttaaacaagcctatacaaaaaatgaactgtcaAAATAACACTAACATCCgcaatacaaataagtaaatcaTTGGGCGTCTTCTGAACCCGCCTTCAAAATCTCTCtgaaatctctgcctcagtactgctcatatcaggagaagaaccttatacaaaaataatgaaggacaaggaagaagaattggaacacatggaagcacttcagcaagctcttgttgctgaagaaagcaagggaaaaagaagatggaggacatgagcgggaaggaggagaagaagagggaagcaatgaaaagaaagtaaaaggagcaaaagagggagaaggggagccatattaggtatgctcatgagagagcggatggagatgacaagggaggttttcgactcagtcacaccagaaatggggtatgacgagtccctgcttcggattttggctaaaagaatggggaggcaaatcttgagcctccgccatccttgtcccgaccgagccatctcaagttttgttaggacatgacgtttctgggaaaggaaggcTTTGTTCATGGCGGATTACTGTGGGGGATGTATTATTGAATATTAagtaaccggatggaggaagtgAATTCTGAGAAGAGCCTGGGGAATTCAGATATAAGAGAATCACCTTTTGTTCTCTATCTTTATATAGGGGAAGGGGACAAGGGTACGTAACGCGCTCTGATATCCCAAGAAATCCCTAAATAAATGTGCGTCCGTTTCGTTCCTCCACGTTATCAGTAACCGCTTGATTTGGGAGGCCTCGTAAcaggaagatattaaaggcagACTACGAACAATCAAACGGTATCAACGCATCACGCGCAAATCGAGGGAGAcatctcgtagaccggcgcattccttggggaggtgaaaagtcgccgacgttgatcaagggccgaatttaATGAGCCGCTATAAAtgctcggtattatcaaaaccctcctatccaaCCAAGGGGTCGGACAGcatggttttgaggggctattgtggggcccgacaacagatgggccagatccacctattcacaggaagacttaaggcccaagccgaagaagatagcagtccaagcccaataaacgcaaagcaccaatgggccagagaagccgccgaggaaggtacagtcctcggcaggcccagagctacactaaggaaaggggcaaaagcggcatagggataatcttgtaagaaatctaaaatatctaggaaaggctgcccatactacctgccctagacagagctttgcctctcacagagtcgtgtttctttagcctactcaaccactcccaacaactcaggtctgaaactgatgggacaagtgtcagtcttggaaagttcgaccctacacgtggacgaaggaaattgaatgcatgctaatataaaaggaaaatatgcaACCTAAAGAGGGGGGTCCGATCCTTCCAGAGAAGAGGGCCAAAAGGGTGAATACCTCTAAATCATGCATGAacaacttaacaaaaccacagccgggtaaacatgacgtagcctttcgatcccactctctacaaatgatattgtatgggcccgtttacgtgcgaacccaactcaactgcgGTTAAACGCAAATCGTGAGCCTACattgatatatttaaattaattctttattagattttatatcatttaagtttcttagtgaTATTTAagtgctttaatttttttttttttttttttttggtgacgcTAATATActcaaattatttcaaaaatatttctagaGATATTTAAgtgcttttatttattattattttttgggtgaCGCCAAAATActcaaattatttcaaaaatatttctagaGCCACCGCTATGTTGGTAACCTAACGGTTTAGGTACTCCCTTCCCCATCCATTTGCACTTCTTCGTTGACACATctcatgataatttttttttctttattttacgTTGAGATTTTGTTTAGATTTGTTAAGGTTGAGTCCATCTTCAATTGGATGCGCTTGTGAATTAATGTGGGTCCACCGAGCAGTAAAGCTGATCCTAATGCTGCTCGACTTCCCCCTCATAATTCTCACCCATTCGCCTTGACTCCCATTTTAAAAAACCGTAGAGGATGATACGGAGCAAAAACCCTCTCCAAAAGCTTAATTGCTCTCAATCATTAGGATTAGCAGTGAAACTACAGGTAACAGGTAACCGATGACTAGGTGAGTTCATAAAAGTACTTACTCATAATGGCTTAACGAAATTATAAGGCTTTCTACATCAAAGTCTATTCCCTGATGACAATTTGAGCTTCTAATTTCTTATTTGTAGATGATTACGgttttggatgatttttctcAACCACTAATTTGGAGTCATCTATAACACATTAAGCAAACTGTATCATACACCTAAACACAATGAATCAATGACCATTATCTCATCATGTGTACTGTTCCTGCAAAACCTAAACTGTATGATTTCTAGCACAAATCATGGGACCATCTAGCACACGAAGGAGAAGGTCCAAatcattgaaaaggaaaaaggagaaGATGGCCAAGGACTATCCagaaaataacaattttgtCTCTAGCCAAGCGAGAAGCATACAAGAAGTAAATAAAGCTAAATGCTAAATGCTAGCATTAAAAGTTCCAAAGCCATAAAgtaccaaaagaagaaaagcccACCATATAAACATCATCCTCACTCCACCACACCACAAACTCATTCCTATGAACTGTATTTTATTCcggcacatatatatatatattattttattaaaaactctAAAATTTGATTCTAGGCTTCTGCAATTTCTGCAGAATCTGCGGCAGCTAGAATCAACTCCGGGTGGATGGCTTCTGCATCCAGAGCGTTGGGAAGTCCCAGTGCCTTCAAGGCCAAGTGGGCAGCTTTCTGCCCTGAGATCATCATGGCACCAAATGTGGGTCCCTGCATTACCAAAAAGAAATTgcaattacaaataaatcacTTTCATCAATATTGCAGGCAATCTTTTTGCTCTTCCTAGCTAGTGGCATTTCCATCACTGAAAAAGACACATATCTCTCTAATTGCTGTTGGGTCCGCGCCCTCTATCATTGAGGTTGTCAATATTAAGTTGGGTCCAATGTAATTGCCTTtatatattctctctctctcttcactaCCTCCATAATTGTCTTAAAGGGTCAAGCCTCCCCATCATTTCTTTCTCATACCATTACATTAGTaacaaaatatctaaaagaaataagaacaaaaaaggCCTTCTGCAATTATGTACTTAGGACTACAACTATTTGCATTATATCCCATCTTCTACTTTCATTACTTAGAACATGGCATCCATATGCAACAAGGATAAGATGAGTATCAATTCTGAATGTTACAACTAGGCATACAGAAACAAAGTTTAAGCATATTATAAGCTTATAGACACAGAATATATAAAGGAAATAACATACCATTCTTGGAGCTCCATCAATCTCAGCCACTTCCATCCCAGTAACAATCATCCCAGGCACAATTTCCCTAGTAAGCCTCACAATGGCATCCTCAGCTGTGTTCATGTCCAGTGCCTTCATTCCAGGTACGCTGTCAATcatcccaatgctcttgagccTCTTGACCCCAGTGGCCCCAAATGGCCCGTCGTGCCCACATGAGCTCACTACCACCTTAGCCTCCATGACATTGGGGTCCATGCATGACTGTGTGTCGTGGTTCATGGACACCAAGGCCCAGTTGGTCACCACCCCACCAACTCTTCCTTCTTTCACAATTAAGTCCTCGGCTGCCACCGCATTGAAGAGCTTGACATTGGGGCGAGCCAAGAGCTTGCTCATGATGGTTGAGGTGAAGAGAGCAGCGTGTTTGATCACAACATAGTTGTCTTGCTCATCGTACTCAATTTCAAGCTCGTCAAGGAAGAGATGAGCAGGCTTGCGAACAAcctatttagaaaattttagtgaaaaattaaatctaaaatCTTTCATAAATTATAACAGTATAAATTTGGGGGACAGAATTTATTTGAGTAATATAATCAGCTACGCACTTCACTTAAATATTTGAATaataacttctttttctttttctttttttttataaaaataatcatttgaaGGAGACACTCTTGTTTTCTTATCAGAGTCGTAAAGTATCTAATTGTACGAAGAGAGCAATAAATATCATTATTcaacccttttctttcttttctttttcctttcaccaGCAAATTCAAGAGAAgtaaaataaaggaaaggaaaattttccttcttccCTTGACAACTAAACATCATAAGCAATTAAATTTTTGCCTCTTCTTTCTGACTTTCTTCTCTCCATGTCCATTTATTAGGgacacaaaatttcaagaatctTTTTCACATGAGATGGCAAAGTGGTGCAAGTGATTGGCTAGTGTAAAGACAACGTTGCTTCAGTCACAACTTGCCAGATCAACAATTGCgaacaaaaattatgaaaattttagtgTCCGATAGCATTACTCGCTTGCCAAACATGAACATAAAGCCTCACACACAATTATGTAGTAATTAATAGTCTCGCTCTGGTTAGTTTAGCTCGTGAATCCCATCTCTTTATTGAAAGCTCTTTTCTAGGCAGTTCCAACTGAGATGGGCCCACCCACCCCTTCTTTAACATAAACAATCGGATAAACAAACCATAAACAAAtcaatttaaaactaaataaaaattgcatcatGCCCATTATTCAAAAAGGACCACCCAAAAGACCCATaagcaaataaattaaaactaaataaaaatcgTATCTTTCTTAATCTATATACCTCCAATAACCCAATATGAACCGATAAAAAGAATACTTGGGATTCGTTTATCATTTTCACTCTTGAACCAAAACATGCAAGATGATATGTTGAGATTCACGTACCATAGCAGAGAAGAGCTGACCACCGAGCCATGCACCGCCACCAGGGCTCACAGATTGCTCGATTATGGCCACTTGTACGGATGGGTTCTTGCTCAGTTCATAAGCGCATGAGAGACCAGCTGAGCCAGCACCGACCACGACCACATCGGTATCGGCGTAGGTGATCATGTCAGTCATGTACCTACGTGTCATCTCGCGTGAGACGATGGACTCCTTGATGGGCTCGAAGGCGAACCCTTTAAGATCGTACGGCGGAGGAGAGGCGGACATGGAGATTGCATGTGGGGCCACGGAAGATTTGGCGGGTTGATGGACACGGAGAGAAGAAGGTGGGGCCAAAGGGGTGCCATGGAAGGAAGAGGAGTCGAAGAAAGCGAGGGTTTGAGGCTTGGAGGTGAGAGTGGAAGCCATGGTTGCCATTTTCAATGAGATTAACAAACGACAGAGCGTTTTAGGTtctgtttgtgtgtgtgagactGTCTGAGGTTGTGAAGATAATGTGGAAGCGAAGAGGGATTTTAAGGAGGAGTGGGGTAGAGAAAATATCAGGATGGTGAATGGTTGACACGTGCGGAGGGGATAGGATTTGAAGGGTCTAGAATGGCTGTATTGTTGTTACAAGTGGCACCCATGAAGTGGACCTTATTATAGTGCAGTGAGAGACTGTGTTGACAGTGCGAGTGATACAACTTTTTTGAGTAATGCTGGTACACTAAACTTTGATATATTTTTGTGCTACAGCTTAGGTGAGTTTTGATGGGTAAAGATATGTTTCACATGTTCCATTGACACATTTTAACCGATCAAAATTTATTATGTGATAAATTATGGTATAAAATTGTGCCAAAATTAGTGTCTCTTACTCAACtttttttcagcttttttttcaCAGTagtaatttactaatttgttaCAACCATAATAAACAAATTTGACTTGTATTTTGGTTAGTTTAATTAGTAAAGTCTTTAACTGGCAGGAATAGAGGTACGTGTGAACCTTGGGAGATTACGCAcccaatattttctttaaaaaaaattagcatatataaatatatatgtttaaaagatttgatacataaaatttatatttggccttccaaaatattaaattagtcatttcaaattgaaaatttactcaaaaatttttaagtttaaaataatcACGGGACTTATATgtgtttagtattttaatttgctTGTTTGATGCTTGAGATCCAAAGTTAAAAGTTTGAGACTTTAAGTTTTGAGTGATGTGTTACATTTTCACCCAAAGAATTATTTGAGCGCTTGTTATCTTTTGTTTATGTACTTAtatgtcttaatttttttacataaaaatactaatTGAATTTTTCACCAAGAAGAATATTGTATAGAATAGTTGTACTTCTATctagtttttcaatttttataataattatgaaacaaacatctttagtcataaaataaaagattttttttagcGGATGATTTTgtacattgaaagagaaatCGCTACAATGATGGGTATAATTTTTGGCCCCCCAAAGCAGTAATCCTGACTCTGTCCCTATTAACTAGTGAAATCTTTTATGGTCGAATGATTCCCGCCtatatcaaaaattaattggtattTTGATCTGATGTTAAAAAgcttgcctacaccaaaaactattTGATattttggtctaatgataaaaagcaaTCATCATGACCATACCCATAATTAAGTTGAAActatttctatttaaaaaaaaaaaaaaaaaaggcttgttGAAGTTGTGGATTGTGAATTGGCATAATAAATTTCCtcaaattaattacaatttaccacCTCAATAGTGATAATAAATGCATAATAATGCAACAATATATAATTCTATATACAGACACAAACACAATTCTAATAAATGACtatattaataactatcataattattaaatttcttatttaaagcaactaataatattaataaaggaggaaaatatgtatataaaaaataaaaaataaataaagagggGAAATATCATATTATGTCAAACAATTCCAAATTTATCACCTCAATGTATTACAAAATTAAGTATGCttataaatttattcaattgttaagttttttttaatactataatatatacatatatatatatatatatatgattgtggggcccaataatttatgggccaggcccgcttgctcatggggagtccaaaggcccaagccgaagaaggctatggcccaagctcagaaatataaagcacaaaatggcccggagatgcagccgaggacagttcagtcctcggcagacccaaagttccattaagaagaggggtaaaaaaggtataggaataaacttgaaagaaaatctaaaatatctcgggaaagctgccctcACTACCCTTCCCaaataagactctgcacctaacagaaccggattcttcggctttttcAACTACCCCCAACGATTCtaggattagattgacgggacaaatatcagccttggaaaggttgaccctacacgtggacgaaggacagcaaacgtaggctagtataaaagaaaaggtaagtaATCTGGAGAAGGGGCGGAAGAAAATGGCCAAAAAGCAGAGCCTCCCATCCCACTTCCAGGAGAAAGATTCCAGaggtgaaaacaccttaacgatgtatgcacaccacaaaaaacccaccgctgggtaacCCGGGCAAGACCTTAATACTCCTCGgaacaagtccgaggagtccaacccctcaggctACGAAGCTGTAGGGCTTAaatgttcaaacccaaccctTTTTCTACATGAACTCCTCTAAAAGGGTTGGCTTTTTCAACCCGGGCAAGACCTTAATACTCCTCGgaacaagtccgaggagtccaatccctcaggCTACGAAGCTGTAGGGCTTAaatgttcaaacccaaccctTTTTCTACATGAACTCCTctaaaatcaggaccggaccatcgccccgtgatcaaaggcaagccttttaagcccattctctacaactcatattgtgagggatctttcatgtgcgagcccaacgtcattcatgggccgttaaataatcgtgtccctacaatgaTATTTCTATAATACAATATAAAATCTTATGTTTATAATATATAGTcgaaataatttaattttagtttgACCTCATAATATTGTGCTGTAGTCCTCACAACTGTGCTAGCCattaatttgatatataatttttaattttaattttaattttaattttattctatatttaaactctctattaaaattttgacacatcattttttctttaattggtaTAATATATAGTTCCATATAcaacaattataataaatacataatgcaaaaatatataattctatTTACAGACACATTTCTAtcattattatcaattttagtatttgaaacaacaaataatattaataaacgAGGAGaaatatgtttctaaaaaaGACGAACAGGGGAAATATCATATTATGTTAAACTTTTCCATGAATTGCAATTGGTTACTaacttataatatatatgtataaaattattaaaatcgaaactatttgattttctcattaaaaaaaaaaaatcgttttggattttggttaaattcatAATATTGTACCACATAAGTTTGagtgtttcaaaattttacattttatcttaatattatatttttaattaaattttgagcATTACATTCTATATTTAAACCCTCCATTAatgttatccaaaaaaaaaaaaaccctccatTAAAAGTTTTCCAcatcatatttttcttaaaaagagTAGAATGCTTAATTccatatacaaatacaataataataaatgtcatGCTAAATTATACCGTATAATTAAGttaagaataatgctagagatacaaactattttataaaaaattttacaaactgttgatatagtgagtgattattggtaaatgaaaaaggtgatattaatgatgggcctagataaaaaccaataagaagtttgctacatcaacattttgtaaaaatgttgtaaaataatttgtgtctgtagcattactcacTAAGCTAAATACcacttattcaataaaaaaattaatattattatataatttcatttttagaacaaaaaaaaacaaccatgaaatatcatattttgagaatactaaatatgCAATATCTTTTCCCAAGAATTGACCTATctcatgataataataaaaataatattagtgatAATAACCTcatgtaaaaataatattgcTTCAAAATAACAATTGATgtgtcttataaaaaaaatatgtgatgACTTATTTTGATTATTGTATAATATAAATAGTGTTAACGATATTGATCCAATAATAATAGATcattgtggtgggccttttgtgattttgggctgGATTGCCTCCTGCTGCACTGGGCCCGAGTGTTCTGGATAGGAGAATTGGGATCGGTCCAATTGTAACACACCTTGGTCCGGATTGCACACAAACTATGCCCTGTTTGCCGAAACTTTAGTCATATGCCCATGGCAGGCAAAGTTGCCACAAAAAGAATTATGGCAAATAAATGTAATAAAACAATGATAACGGAAGTACATTACTGTTAGGCAAAATAAGTAAGagattaattataaaaaacaaGTAGAAAGAGCACGTTATAGGTGAAATTGCAAAGACAAGAGAAGAAACAATAGCAATGAGTGGTAAAATCAAAGAAGTAAAAGATCAGTTTACCATGTTCAATTGTGTTACAGGGCTAAGGCCAAGGAGAGAACCACTTCTTCAATGTGGATAACCTCACAGGATAATCCTGCCCTAGAAATTATCCACTTTGAGGGAACGGGCCTGAATGGCTTGTGCCCAAACGAGTTCTTTATCCTCAATAGAGGGTGGGCTTTTAGAGGGAAAGAAGGAATTGGCCTATTGGTGTATGTCTGCCGTTCTACActccttatttattttctttctctcttctttccattttttgttactttaattctttcccactcctttctttctttatcaatgCTTGCTCGTGTGGTGTTATAGTGATGGTAGTGCAGTGTTATGGTGTGTTACTATCCACAGCAAGGACCTTTTATATACTACCTGTCGTGACTGTTTTTTACCATCTTAGTCTTTGACCACTTTTGTCCAGTTTAGGGTGCTCCTTCCGACCACCCACTAGTTTGTCAGTTGTACAGCTACCACCAGTTACCTGTGCTGGTTGTGCCACTCCCCATTACCAGACAAAGAAAGctattttgtttgcttgctcaCCATGGCATTCACTCTtactatccctcatggcatgcacctagtggttccaactcatcttgccttcttttgggtggtatgtcatctcAACAGGACATCACCCCCAAAAGAATATGAGCGGGAACCTCAGAATAGGCTTTCCCTTCTCCCTACCACCAGACCATACCGTCTCTTTCCTCTAGCCCATTACCTACCattcctatattggctgggtataggTTAGTAGTGTCTGGGCCTTACACGTGCTCCACTTCCTGTGTACATTGAAAGCTtgtctgctgctcatgcgtttgccatGGTCTGAAGGCTCATTTGTGCATTCTGCTGCTCATTCTTGACCACTTATGGCGTAAactgttttctaattttt
This genomic window contains:
- the LOC126694710 gene encoding thiamine thiazole synthase, chloroplastic; translated protein: MATMASTLTSKPQTLAFFDSSSFHGTPLAPPSSLRVHQPAKSSVAPHAISMSASPPPYDLKGFAFEPIKESIVSREMTRRYMTDMITYADTDVVVVGAGSAGLSCAYELSKNPSVQVAIIEQSVSPGGGAWLGGQLFSAMVVRKPAHLFLDELEIEYDEQDNYVVIKHAALFTSTIMSKLLARPNVKLFNAVAAEDLIVKEGRVGGVVTNWALVSMNHDTQSCMDPNVMEAKVVVSSCGHDGPFGATGVKRLKSIGMIDSVPGMKALDMNTAEDAIVRLTREIVPGMIVTGMEVAEIDGAPRMGPTFGAMMISGQKAAHLALKALGLPNALDAEAIHPELILAAADSAEIAEA